In one Chryseobacterium camelliae genomic region, the following are encoded:
- the dapF gene encoding diaminopimelate epimerase, giving the protein MDFYKYQGTGNDFVMVDNRDLQFPKDKNMIEKLCDRRFGIGADGLILLENDDKYDFKMVYYNSDGGESTMCGNGGRCLVAFAFFLDIFEDKCKFIAIDGEHEAEIHNGIVKLKMIDVNTISNDGEDTVMNTGSPHYVKYVEDLVNYNVFAQGNGIRNSENYKEKGINVNFVEKIADDEIFVRTYERGVEDETYSCGTGVTASALTFLQNNNLISVKVKTLGGDLKVHAEKSGNTFQNIWLEGPAKQVFRGKVDLI; this is encoded by the coding sequence ATGGATTTTTATAAATATCAGGGAACCGGAAACGATTTTGTAATGGTAGACAACCGGGATCTTCAGTTTCCGAAAGACAAAAATATGATCGAAAAATTGTGCGACAGACGTTTCGGAATCGGAGCAGATGGCCTTATTTTATTGGAAAATGATGACAAGTACGATTTTAAAATGGTGTATTACAATTCTGATGGCGGGGAAAGTACAATGTGCGGAAACGGAGGAAGATGCTTGGTAGCTTTCGCTTTTTTTCTTGATATTTTTGAAGATAAATGCAAATTCATTGCTATTGACGGTGAACATGAAGCTGAAATACACAACGGCATTGTAAAATTAAAAATGATAGATGTAAACACGATCTCCAACGACGGGGAAGACACCGTGATGAACACAGGATCTCCTCATTATGTAAAATATGTTGAAGATCTGGTTAATTATAATGTTTTTGCCCAAGGAAACGGGATCAGAAACTCTGAAAATTATAAAGAAAAAGGAATCAATGTCAATTTTGTGGAAAAAATTGCTGATGATGAAATTTTCGTAAGAACCTATGAACGAGGTGTTGAGGATGAAACTTACAGCTGCGGAACAGGAGTTACAGCTTCTGCTTTAACTTTTCTACAAAATAACAATCTAATCTCTGTAAAAGTGAAAACCTTAGGAGGAGATCTTAAGGTTCATGCTGAAAAAAGCGGAAATACTTTCCAGAATATTTGGCTGGAAGGTCCCGCAAAACAGGTTTTTAGAGGAAAAGTAGATCTAATTTAA